CATTGCGCTATTGCTTCAGGTAATGTTTTGTGTCTGACTGCTTCTTTCTGTGTTTGCAGGAAAGATACCAGAGGGCCCAGACAGATTCTGAAAATGTCAGGCGGAGGACCCAAAAATTTGTAGAAGATGCTAAGCTGTTTGGTAAGTCAAAGGGTACTGCTGATGCCATGCAGATGCAGAGCTTGCTACTGCACCTGACCACAGAGTATCAACTTCGTGTTCCGTTTTCCAATCTCCGTACCTTGATTTTCTGTCACTCTTTTTTGCATTCTCTGGGTTAGTTGTCCAGACTCTTAGTAGCTGTGATTCTGGAGAGTTATTCAGTTAACAAATAATCTTGGTTTATCACAGTTTTCACaagtgtgtgttcacatgtgagcattttaaataaaatataatccaTGCTATATTCTATGCTTCCAGTGcctctgccaaacgaggtgaggcaggtggctactagggagacggccttttcagtggtggcaccctgtttatggaagaCTTACCAGTGAGTCTTGCCTGGCACCATCATTTTGTTGTTTTAGACTCCAGGTGATTCTGTTTACtcgtgatttttaaaattgattttcaaGATTTGAtttttggtatttatttattttagttttaaagtattttgtattgtattccgggttggtttgtttttgtttttgctttgtgttgtgattttttctgttttatgtattggatgtttttaatgtagtgttgtgagccgtccagagatcaatttgttatggggcgactaacaaaagttgttgttgttatgttatAGGATAAGTGGAGGGTGATTGATACATTTATGGCTGCTCTGGAGGTTAATTACTTTAATTGGAGCTATTCTAGTTTTATAGTGAAAGTCTAGGATAGAATGGGCATCTTCTGGACTGCTCTGAGATGTTTCATATTTCCTTCTTTGAAAAGTAAGAGGATTGGAATAACTGGCAAGCCTAACTATTCAGAGTGAGTAAGCAAGAATGTTGCTTACTCCCTTTTTGTAATGCTGGAGCAGTTCCATGGGAAAACTACATCTGGGAAGCGGAGCTGCAGAATTCTAACCATAACGTTTGAAAGCCACTGAGCAGAGAAAAGCTGGGAGGAACTCCACTCCTCCTGAGTGGAAATTAATGTCTATATTGCTGCCCCTGAAGTGCAGCTTCTGTATTCCCTGGAGCCTGTATTAATATTCTCTGAACCAAAAACTGCTATGTCTTCATGTGCCTCCTGAACTGTCCTTGTTTTGACCTTTGTCTATTTGTGTATTTGCAGGGATTCAGAGTTTCTGTAGAGACTTGGTAGAGGTAGCAGATATCCTGGAGAAGACCACTGAGACTGCTGTAGGAGAAGAACAGTATGACCCGACTTTGACTCTGAAGAGGATCTGTGAAGGCCTTTCACTCATAGAGTCCAAACTACAAAGTATATTTGCTAAGCATGGCCTGCAAAAAATGAACCCCATTGGTAGCAAATACAACCCTTATGATCATGAAACAGTATGTCATGTGCCAGCAGAGAACATGCAGCCAGGCACTGTGGCATTAGTGACTCTGGATGGCTATAAACTCCATGGCCGCACTATCAGACATGCACATGTAGGTGTAGCAGTAGAATCACAGGAATATGATGAGCATGCCCATTAGAACTTTAATGAACTGATTTATCTGACCACATTATTGCTGCTACAGCATGtcttatctttttatttattaagacGACTTAGCAttatgttgtggcctctcagGAGTACAGTTGTCTGGCCTTGACTTCCCAGATATACAGTTATTTAATGTTGCTTTTTCTGTGTTATAAATATTTCCAGCTGTGAATAGCTGTATGACATTTTCTGTTGGTTTCAGGTCTTCATTAAATATTGAAATGGGTTGGAGGAGGGAATTTATTCCAGGGAGTAATCTGGAGGCTAGAAATGGCTGTGTCTGAATGAATGCTGCTTTTCCTAAAGCTTTGGACAAGCTGCTTTAACCTCTGCTTTACTCTACTTGATGTGGGATTATGATACTTGCCCACCTCACATGAATGCTTTGATTCTTTAACAGTTACTTATGCTTTGATTATTTAACACTTTGAAGATGAAAGTCTCTTTGAGTGCTGAGTAATATCATATGCAGCAGAACAGGGGGGAAATACTGGAAGAGCACAAAAGGGGGAAAATTATTTTGGGTGACCGTGAGCTTTGTCCCACTGATTTCTGAAAGAGGACAGTATGTTAACAATCCCAGTTAAGTTTTTTCTTGCCTATGCCAATTCTATCTCAACAGACAGGAGAGAGCCAATgaatatttattattgctctatgTATAttgagcaataataaataaaaagctgtCTGAATATGTGAAAAGTGGCTTTCCTTCAAGTAACCACCGGCGAGTAGCAAAGGGAGCAGGTGGAGGCAGAGTTAGCTACTTGTCAGGAGGACTTTACTGTTCTCATACTCCTTTTGCCGTTGCCTGTCATAAGTTCATTATCAATATGGTTGAAGCTGGCAGGAACAGACtcgggagagagaaaaaaaagcAGCTGGAGAACATGTGCTTTTTATCCAGGTTTAATTTCAAGCATCTCAAAGGATCTCTTGGATAGCAGGGTTGGGAAGGACCTCTTCCTGAGATCTTGCCTCTGTCACtcacagtagacaatactgggctagatggtctATTTAGTCAACTATTGGACCACTGTCCATCTGTAGGAAAGCTTCCTAAACTCTTTGGTGAAAATCTAGGCCTGTTGGCTCCGCAAATTTTTGCCATGGCTTCTAAGCACAATTTGATATGTGGATCAGTCCTGGAAGAATCCTGGCTCCAAATGGAAAGTACAGTCTTCCATTTTACTTGAACTGTCAAGTAATCGATTTGCAAATAATATTATGAAATCTCCTGATTCCGAGAATACATGATTAGATAACAAACCTGCTTTTTTCcatttagtatttttaaaaaagatgaaatACCTGAATAAGCATCTGAAGTGTTATTGAACTGTCTGCAAAATAGTGTGTCCATAGAGAATGGGAGCTGACTTCATTTAGCTACAGAAACTGATACTATTGAGATGAAAGAAAAGTGAATGTTTGGCTCCGAAAAGTGAATGTCGGTTTCTGTGTAGTATGCAAGCTAAAAATATATGGTCTTCTTATTTCAATTCTATACAGTATATAGATGGAAATAAAGATATCCTGTGAGATATCCATTTGATATCCAGCTCCATTTGATATCTTAGCTCCATTTGAGAGACAATGAAAAAGACCCAAACTGTTCTTTGTCTCATTTGAAGACCAGGTGAAACTACAATGAAATGATTCTCATTGGGGACAGGTTAATCTCAGACTAATGGAAGTCActttttcttttccaaactaaatttGACATGGCAAAATGAGCAGGTTGACTGGTTAGGCTGATTAGATTCTCACCTGGCTAACTAGATTCTGTCTTCTGACGGTTGTTGACTTCCATGCTGCTCGAGTTAGTtatcaaccgccctgagccatttttggaagggcggtatagaaattgaataaataataataataataattattattattattattatcatcatcatcattatttatgaTGTTCCAGAGGCATTTCT
Above is a window of Hemicordylus capensis ecotype Gifberg chromosome 2, rHemCap1.1.pri, whole genome shotgun sequence DNA encoding:
- the LOC128347680 gene encoding grpE protein homolog 2, mitochondrial-like — translated: MAGGGSARNCLSPLFQLSHRPFRCNRGLLLAFSTAAQQRSTGDDCGPEEPPDEPRHLLNENSSEHKATKLEEQVRVLTERYQRAQTDSENVRRRTQKFVEDAKLFGIQSFCRDLVEVADILEKTTETAVGEEQYDPTLTLKRICEGLSLIESKLQSIFAKHGLQKMNPIGSKYNPYDHETVCHVPAENMQPGTVALVTLDGYKLHGRTIRHAHVGVAVESQEYDEHAH